In Deltaproteobacteria bacterium, the genomic window GGATATAACAACTTCCCAATCCCACATCATTTAAGGTGGGGCAGGAGTACTTTTTTTTCTTGACAACTGTCAACCATATCAGCCTGTCGAAGGGCTTCGTGACTTTTTACGAGACCATCATTTTTAAAGGATCAGCATCGCATCCCCATAGGAATAAAAACGGTACTTCTTTTCAATGGCCTCCCGGTAGGCCTCATCGACCCGCTCTTTCCCGGCAAAGGCCGATACCAGCACGAGGAGGGTGGAGCGGGGAAGATGAAAGTTGGTCATTAACCCGTCTATGGCCCGGAAACCGTACCCCGGCAGAATAAAGAGATCCGTCTTCGCCGTACCGGCGCGGACCTCTCCTTCCTCCCCGACGGCCGATTCCAGGGCTCGCGTCGTCGTCGTCCCGACGGCAATCACTCGCCGATTCTCTCTGCGCGCACGATGAATCATGCTCGCCGTTTCGTCACCGATGGTATACCATTCGGAATCCATCCGATGCGTCCGGATGTCCTCCACCTGGACCGGCTTGAAGGTCCCGTAGCCGACATGGAGGGTCACAAAAGCCGTCTCCATCCCCGCGTCCCGGAGACGGGCAAGGAGACGCTCCGTAAAGTGAAGCCCTGCCGTCGGGGCCGCCACGGCGCCCGGCCGTTTCGCATAGACCGTCTGATACCGATCCCGGTCCGCATCGGCATTGACTCCGTCTCCATTTCGATGGATATAGGGCGGCAGCGGAACCGTTCCATACCGTTCCAGATAATCGAACAGAACGCGGGGGACCTCAAAACGGACAAGCCGTTTCCCTTCCCCGGAGATCTCTTCCACCACGCAGCTGCCCTCCCCCGGCAGGAGGATCCGGGTCCCTACCGAGACCTTCCCCCGAGTCAGAACCTCCCAAAGATTCTCTCCGAGATCCCGAAGGAGAAAGATCTCGATCCGCCCGCCCGTCTCCTTCTTTCCGATCAGGCGTGCCGGAAAGACCCGTGTATCATTCAGAACCAACAGGTCCCCCCGCCGGAGAATTGCCGGAAGGTCAAAGACATTCCGGTGCGACACGCCGCCCCCGGACCGGTCGAGAACCATCAGACGGGCATGATCCCGCCTGGTCTTCGGCTCCTGTGCAATACGGTCTTCGTCAAGAAGATAATCATAACTGGACAATCGAAAATCGGACAAGAAGACCTCATTCAAGTAACGAGAAAACATGTTTCCTTATTTCCCGGGACGCAGCCGGTAGCGTTCCATCTCGCTGTAGATGCAGCCGCAATAGGGCTGGCGATACATCCCCAACTTCCGGGACCGGTCGGCTCCCTCTTTCCATCCCGGACGAAAATCTTCGTAAATAAACGGGACCCCTGCCTTCTCCCCCGCCTCCTCAGCGATTTGCCGGATCAGGTCATGCTTCTGATAAATACTGTAGAGAAGCGTCGTGGAAAAACCGTCAAAGTTTCCCGCACGGGCCTCCTCTGCCGCAGAGGCAAGCCTCATCCGGTAACAGTATCGACAACGGTCTTCTTCACGAAAAACCACTTCCCGGAGAAATTCCTTCAACTGATCATCCTCCCGCACCTTGAGGGGAAGGTCAATCGAATCGGCATAATCAACGAGAGTAGCCAGCCGCTTCTTCCACTCCCGGTAGGGATGGATGTTGGGGTTAAAAAAATACCCGGTGACCTCCCGATCCGCCCGGCGGAGCCGGTCGAGGGGATAAACCGAACAGGGCCCGCAGCAGATATGAAGAAGAAGTTTCAAAACATTTCTCCCTGGGCAAGCCCGTCCTGACCGGTCCGGCCCGGAGGATAAGGGACCCCGAAATGTTCATAGGCAATCCGGGTGGCCACCCGTCCCCGGGGAGTGCGTGCCAGGTATCCGTGCTGAATCAGGTAGGGCTCAAAAACATCTTCAATCGTGTCGCGCTCCTCCCCGATGGCCGCCGAAAGGGTGGAAATCCCGACCGGCCCCCCGTCGAACTTCTCGATCAATGTCCGGATCAGTTTCTGGTCCATATGGTCCAGCCCCAGGGGGTCCACATCAAGCTGGAGCAGGGCCCGGTCGGCAATCGTCCGGGTGATGATCCCGTCCCCCTCCACCTCGGCAAAATCCCGGACCCGCCGCAGGAGACGATTGGCGATCCGCGGTGTTCCCCTGGACCGCCGGGCGATTTCATAGCCCCCCTCCTCTTCGACCTTCACGGAAAGAAGCCGGGCGGAACGAATAACGATTCTCGTCAGGTCCTCGACCCCGTAGAAGTTGAGCCGATCGACCACCCCGAACCGGTCCCGAAGGGGCGACGTCAGAAGCCCGGCCCGGGTCGTCGCCCCCACCAGGGTGAAACGGGGAAGATCGAGTTTGATCACCCGGGCCGACGGCCCTTCGCCCAACATGATATCAAGCTGGAAATCCTCCATGGCCGGGTAGAGGAGTTCCTCCACCGTCCGGTTCAGCCGGTGGATCTCATCAACGAAGAGGACGTCCCGATCCTTGAGATTGGTCAGGACGGCCGCAAGATCCCCCGGACGTTCCAGGACCGGACCGGAAGTCGCCTTGATATTGACTCCCATCTCCGACGCAATAATATGAGAAAGAGTGGTTTTCCCCAACCCCGGAGGACCGTAAAGAAGGACATGATCCAGGGCCTCTCCCCGCCCCCGGGCCGCATCGACAAAAATCCGCAGATTCCTCTTCAGCTTCTCCTGCCCCACAAAATCCGTAAGAACGTTGGGCCGAAGACTCACATCAAGGGGAATCTCTTCCTCCTGCTTTTCCGGACTGATAATCCGATCTTCTTCCATAGCTTATGCCTTGATGGTCTCGTAAAAAGTC contains:
- the queA gene encoding tRNA preQ1(34) S-adenosylmethionine ribosyltransferase-isomerase QueA translates to MFSRYLNEVFLSDFRLSSYDYLLDEDRIAQEPKTRRDHARLMVLDRSGGGVSHRNVFDLPAILRRGDLLVLNDTRVFPARLIGKKETGGRIEIFLLRDLGENLWEVLTRGKVSVGTRILLPGEGSCVVEEISGEGKRLVRFEVPRVLFDYLERYGTVPLPPYIHRNGDGVNADADRDRYQTVYAKRPGAVAAPTAGLHFTERLLARLRDAGMETAFVTLHVGYGTFKPVQVEDIRTHRMDSEWYTIGDETASMIHRARRENRRVIAVGTTTTRALESAVGEEGEVRAGTAKTDLFILPGYGFRAIDGLMTNFHLPRSTLLVLVSAFAGKERVDEAYREAIEKKYRFYSYGDAMLIL
- the ruvB gene encoding Holliday junction branch migration DNA helicase RuvB, whose amino-acid sequence is MEEDRIISPEKQEEEIPLDVSLRPNVLTDFVGQEKLKRNLRIFVDAARGRGEALDHVLLYGPPGLGKTTLSHIIASEMGVNIKATSGPVLERPGDLAAVLTNLKDRDVLFVDEIHRLNRTVEELLYPAMEDFQLDIMLGEGPSARVIKLDLPRFTLVGATTRAGLLTSPLRDRFGVVDRLNFYGVEDLTRIVIRSARLLSVKVEEEGGYEIARRSRGTPRIANRLLRRVRDFAEVEGDGIITRTIADRALLQLDVDPLGLDHMDQKLIRTLIEKFDGGPVGISTLSAAIGEERDTIEDVFEPYLIQHGYLARTPRGRVATRIAYEHFGVPYPPGRTGQDGLAQGEMF
- a CDS encoding epoxyqueuosine reductase QueH → MKLLLHICCGPCSVYPLDRLRRADREVTGYFFNPNIHPYREWKKRLATLVDYADSIDLPLKVREDDQLKEFLREVVFREEDRCRYCYRMRLASAAEEARAGNFDGFSTTLLYSIYQKHDLIRQIAEEAGEKAGVPFIYEDFRPGWKEGADRSRKLGMYRQPYCGCIYSEMERYRLRPGK